Proteins encoded together in one Marinobacter sp. Arc7-DN-1 window:
- a CDS encoding acetylornithine deacetylase, which yields MRRLLTTLVILVLVGFAAFKAGVWWLADQRMADARQALEQYGVLHRGGISSGIEGRLVLNGASWQDFELTQPLNIARAEFDAGSPVNLLTGLADPSRMLPQWSVRLDGLSLTLDPTMLRSWVTAEGVNSEGEQALFVLSCAPDPRQQLGSGDLIRMGITGLAGEAFLQQDPDRIHAELNTISTGSLELDWPAARVRLQDGEVTVSSGTEPLQLTLRDAGLMRRIAAYCAREAGVKPDEWARRSLDALVAGLEARGLEPSGQLKALYRQWLLEGGELTVSLRPGDALFGIPVRTEEVEQTGRGWPVRYNGAGVPDVYLTETQPVMAETSDVAVAPVVPRENTGVEGWYVADMANADQWIDHKVRVTLSNDKVVDGRLVSVSEKELEVARLVAGGEVAYPMLIRVITNFEVWRRGRAQ from the coding sequence ATGAGGCGCCTGTTAACGACGCTGGTAATACTGGTCCTGGTCGGCTTTGCCGCGTTCAAGGCGGGCGTCTGGTGGCTGGCAGACCAGCGCATGGCGGACGCACGGCAGGCGCTGGAGCAATACGGCGTACTGCACCGGGGCGGTATCAGTTCCGGTATTGAGGGGCGCCTGGTTCTCAATGGCGCCAGCTGGCAGGATTTTGAACTGACCCAGCCCCTGAACATAGCCCGTGCTGAGTTTGATGCCGGCTCTCCGGTCAACCTGCTGACTGGCCTCGCCGACCCCTCCCGAATGCTGCCGCAGTGGTCTGTGAGACTGGATGGTCTGAGTCTGACCCTGGACCCCACCATGTTGCGCAGCTGGGTGACTGCGGAGGGTGTGAACAGCGAAGGCGAGCAGGCCCTGTTTGTTCTCTCCTGTGCTCCGGATCCCCGTCAGCAGCTTGGAAGCGGGGATCTTATCCGGATGGGGATTACCGGCCTGGCTGGCGAAGCCTTTCTGCAACAGGATCCCGACCGTATCCATGCCGAGCTTAATACCATCAGCACTGGTAGCCTGGAACTGGACTGGCCAGCGGCCAGAGTCCGTTTGCAGGACGGAGAAGTCACGGTATCAAGCGGCACGGAGCCTCTGCAGCTGACCCTGCGGGATGCTGGCCTGATGCGCCGCATCGCCGCCTATTGCGCCCGTGAGGCAGGCGTTAAGCCCGATGAATGGGCCAGGCGTTCACTGGACGCCCTTGTAGCGGGGCTGGAAGCCCGGGGGCTGGAGCCAAGTGGTCAGTTGAAGGCACTGTATCGGCAGTGGTTACTGGAAGGTGGTGAGCTTACGGTGAGTCTCCGGCCCGGCGACGCCTTGTTCGGTATCCCGGTCAGAACTGAAGAGGTGGAGCAGACCGGTCGTGGCTGGCCAGTGCGCTATAATGGCGCGGGGGTCCCTGATGTTTATCTCACGGAAACCCAACCAGTGATGGCGGAAACGTCAGACGTCGCCGTAGCACCTGTCGTGCCGCGGGAAAACACCGGCGTCGAAGGCTGGTATGTGGCTGATATGGCGAATGCGGACCAGTGGATTGATCATAAGGTCAGGGTGACGCTCTCCAACGACAAGGTTGTGGACGGCCGTCTGGTAAGTGTCAGCGAAAAGGAACTTGAGGTGGCCCGGCTGGTTGCGGGCGGAGAAGTCGCCTACCCGATGCTGATCCGGGTCATTACCAACTTTGAAGTGTGGCGGCGCGGCCGTGCACAATGA
- the argB gene encoding acetylglutamate kinase, which translates to MTLDRETAMQVASVLSRGLPYIQRFTGKTVVIKYGGNAMENEDLKSSFARDVVLMKLVGINPIVVHGGGPQIGELLERLNIQSRFVNGMRVTDAETMDVVEMVLGGQVNKEIVSLINAQGGTALGLTGKDANLIRARKLEVVNRSPELERPEIIDIGHVGEVASVNVDVIDMLTRSNVIPVIAPIGVGPDGASYNINADLVAGKVAEAMKAEKLILLTNVSGLKSKDDKVLTGLTAKQVNELIEDGTIHGGMLPKIRCALSAVENGVRTAHIIDGRVAHACLLEIFTDEGVGTLISRN; encoded by the coding sequence ATGACGCTGGATCGTGAAACAGCAATGCAGGTGGCTTCGGTACTCAGCCGGGGCTTGCCCTATATTCAAAGATTTACCGGCAAGACCGTTGTTATCAAGTACGGCGGCAACGCCATGGAGAACGAGGACCTGAAGAGCAGCTTCGCCCGTGACGTGGTGCTGATGAAACTGGTGGGCATCAACCCGATAGTGGTTCACGGTGGCGGCCCCCAGATCGGGGAGCTGCTGGAGCGCCTGAATATTCAATCCCGGTTTGTCAACGGCATGCGGGTTACCGATGCTGAAACCATGGATGTGGTGGAAATGGTGCTCGGGGGGCAGGTGAACAAGGAAATTGTCTCGCTGATTAATGCTCAAGGTGGTACCGCATTGGGCCTCACCGGAAAGGATGCCAACCTGATCCGGGCGCGGAAGCTTGAAGTTGTTAACCGTTCTCCGGAACTGGAACGCCCGGAAATCATCGATATCGGTCATGTGGGCGAGGTTGCCAGTGTCAACGTGGATGTTATCGATATGCTCACCCGCAGCAATGTGATTCCGGTGATCGCGCCCATCGGGGTGGGGCCGGACGGTGCTTCCTACAACATTAACGCGGACCTGGTAGCCGGCAAGGTGGCGGAAGCCATGAAGGCCGAGAAGCTGATATTGCTTACCAATGTGTCCGGGCTGAAGAGCAAGGACGATAAGGTGCTGACCGGGCTGACGGCAAAACAGGTCAATGAGCTCATTGAGGATGGCACCATCCACGGGGGAATGCTGCCGAAGATCCGGTGTGCCCTGAGTGCGGTGGAGAATGGCGTGCGCACGGCCCATATTATCGACGGCAGGGTCGCCCATGCCTGCCTGCTGGAAATCTTCACCGATGAGGGTGTCGGCACCCTGATTTCCCGTAACTGA